Proteins co-encoded in one Quercus robur chromosome 8, dhQueRobu3.1, whole genome shotgun sequence genomic window:
- the LOC126697125 gene encoding DNA repair protein RAD51 homolog 3: MEVGRLPISASQRGKLIAAGYTTLSSFSSLSPSHLARDLKISDNEAAEIMRVASHSHRLDGSAGGCGTVNGAQTAWDMLHEEEMFPRITTSCEDLNNILGGGINCKEVTEIGGVPGIGKTQLGIQLAINVQIPVDYGGLGGKAIYIDTEGSFMVERALQIAEACIEDMSECGGLLRKDFQACQLKTHPNNILENIFYFRVCSYTEQIALINYLDKFISEHKDVKIVIVDSVTFHFRQDFDDMALRTRLLSGMALKLMKLAKDFSLAVVLLNQVTTKYIDGSFQLTLALGDSWSHSCTNRVILYWNGNERYAYIDKSPSLRSASAPYSVTSKGIRNSASNCKRIKMM, encoded by the exons ATGGAAGTGGGTCGGTTGCCCATATCAGCATCACAGAGAGGCAAACTGATAGCAGCAGGCTATAcaactctctcttctttttcttcgcTCTCTCCCTCCCACCTTGCCAGAG ATCTAAAAATTTCGGATAATGAGGCTGCTGAAATTATGAGGGTTGCATCACATAGTCATAGGTTGGATGGGTCAGCAGGAGGTTGTGGTACTGTTAATG GTGCGCAAACTGCTTGGGATATGCTCCATGAGGAGGAGATGTTTCCACGCATCACTACATCTTGTGAGGATCTGAATAACATCCTTGGTGGGGGAATAAATTGCAAAGAAGTTACTGAAATtg gTGGAGTTCCAGGCATTGGTAAAACACAGCTGGG GATTCAACTTGCTATCAATGTTCAAATTCCAGTTGATTATGGTGGCTTAGGAGGAAAGGCAATATATATAG ATACAGAAGGCAGCTTCATGGTCGAACGTGCTTTACAAATTGCTGAAGCATGCATAGAAGACATGTCAGAATGTGGTGGCCTTTTGCGGAAGGATTTTCAAGCTTGCCAACTTAAAACGCACCCCAACAATATCTTGGAAAACATATTCTATTTCCGAGTCTGCAGTTACACTGAGCAAATTGCTCTTATAAATTACTTAGACAAGTTCATCTCAGAGCATAAAGAT GTAAAGATTGTTATTGTTGATAGTGTTACTTTCCACTTCCGCCAAGATTTTGATGACATGGCCCTCAGGACTCGATTACTAAGCGGAATGGCTTTAAAGCTGATGAAACTCGCAAAAGATTTTAGTTTGGCG GTTGTTTTGTTGAATCAGGTGACCACCAAGTATATAGATGGTTCATTTCAATTAACTCTTGCACTGG GTGATAGCTGGTCACATTCGTGCACAAATCGAGTCATTTTATACTGGAATGGCAATGAACGATATGCATACATTGACAAGTCACCCTCCCTCCGATCAGCATCTGCACCATATTCTGTGACCTCTAAAGGTATTAGGAATTCTGCTTCAAACTGTAAGCGCATCAAAATGATGTGA
- the LOC126697127 gene encoding uncharacterized protein LOC126697127 has protein sequence MPFRIAQIRLVSSHPEVYEPCDDSFALVDALLADRNHLLEHHPTLCLEVGCGSGYIITSLALILGQEAPGVHYIATDTNPHAVRVTSETLEAHGVHAELINTDIALGLEKRLAGLVDVMVVNPPYVPTPEDEVGREGIASSWAGGENGRSVIDRILPIADNLLSDKGWLYMVTLTCNNPSEICLQMRERGYASRIVVQRSTEEESLHVIKFWRYLDAQEDGKQMVTPNKTAPARGVMESLFSQFPLLSSWRSNSNHSS, from the coding sequence ATGCCCTTCAGAATAGCCCAAATCCGCCTTGTGAGTTCACATCCCGAGGTTTATGAACCGTGTGATGATTCATTTGCGCTAGTTGATGCGCTCCTGGCTGATAGGAATCACCTGTTAGAGCATCATCCTACGTTGTGCTTGGAAGTGGGTTGTGGTAGTGGTTATATTATTACTTCTCTAGCTCTCATTCTAGGACAGGAGGCTCCTGGGGTCCACTATATTGCTACTGATACCAACCCTCATGCTGTGAGGGTGACCAGCGAGACTCTAGAAGCACATGGTGTTCACGCAGAGTTGATAAACACTGACATCGCGTTAGGACTGGAGAAGCGTCTGGCTGGATTGGTTGATGTAATGGTTGTGAACCCACCGTATGTGCCAACCCCTGAAGATGAAGTAGGTCGTGAAGGGATTGCCTCATCTTGGGCAGGAGGGGAGAATGGCCGGAGCGTTATTGATAGGATATTGCCAATTGCTGACAATCTATTGTCAGACAAGGGTTGGTTGTACATGGTCACACTTACATGTAACAATCCCTCAGAGATATGCCTTCAAATGAGAGAGAGGGGATATGCTTCTAGAATTGTAGTCCAGAGATCAACAGAAGAAGAGAGTCTCCATGTTATCAAGTTCTGGCGGTATCTTGATGCTCAAGAAGATGGAAAGCAAATGGTGACGCCGAATAAGACTGCTCCTGCAAGGGGGGTTATGGAGTCCCTGTTCTCACAGTTTCCTCTATTGTCATCCTGGAGAAGCAACAGCAACCACAGTAGCTAA